A window of the Bacteroides thetaiotaomicron VPI-5482 genome harbors these coding sequences:
- the speA gene encoding biosynthetic arginine decarboxylase, with protein MRKWRIEDSEELYNITGWGTSYFSINDAGHVVVTPRRDGVTVDLKELVDELQLRDVASPMLLRFPDILDNRIEKMSSCFKQAAEEYGYKAENFIIYPIKVNQMRPVVEEIISHGKKFNLGLEAGSKPELHAVIAVNTDSDSLIVCNGYKDESYIELALLAQKMGKRIFLVVEKMNELKLIAKMAKQLNVQPNIGIRIKLASSGSGKWEESGGDASKFGLTSSELLEALDFMESKGLKDCLKLIHFHIGSQVTKIRRIKTALREASQFYVQLHSMGFNVEFVDIGGGLGVDYDGTRSSNSEGSVNYSIQEYVNDSISTLVDVSDKNGIPHPNIITESGRALTAHHSVLIFEVLETATLPEWDDEEEIAPDAHELVQELYSIWDSLNQNKMLEAWHDAQQIREEALDLFSHGIVDLKTRAQIERLYWSITREINQIAGGLKHAPDEFRGLSKLLADKYFCNFSLFQSLPDSWAIDQIFPIMPIQRLDEKPERSATLQDITCDSDGKIANFISTRNVAHYLPVHSLKKTEPYYLAVFLVGAYQEILGDMHNLFGDTNAVHVSVNEKGYNIEQIIDGETVAEVLDYVQYNPKKLVRTLETWVTKSVKEGKISLEEGKEFLSNYRSGLYGYTYLE; from the coding sequence CTGAAGAACTCTACAACATTACGGGTTGGGGTACTTCGTACTTTAGTATTAATGACGCAGGTCATGTTGTTGTTACACCGCGGAGAGATGGAGTGACCGTCGACCTGAAGGAACTGGTTGACGAGTTACAATTGCGGGATGTGGCATCTCCCATGCTGTTGCGTTTCCCGGATATTTTGGACAACCGTATTGAAAAGATGTCTTCCTGTTTTAAGCAGGCTGCCGAAGAGTACGGGTATAAAGCCGAGAATTTTATCATCTATCCCATTAAGGTCAACCAGATGCGTCCTGTGGTAGAAGAGATTATCAGCCACGGAAAGAAATTCAATCTCGGACTGGAAGCCGGTTCCAAACCGGAACTTCATGCGGTGATTGCCGTCAATACGGATTCTGACTCATTGATTGTTTGTAACGGCTATAAAGACGAAAGTTATATCGAACTGGCACTCCTTGCCCAAAAGATGGGCAAACGTATCTTCCTCGTAGTAGAGAAGATGAACGAACTGAAACTGATAGCCAAAATGGCGAAGCAGTTGAATGTGCAGCCCAATATCGGTATTCGTATTAAACTGGCTTCTTCCGGCAGTGGAAAATGGGAAGAATCGGGCGGTGATGCCAGCAAGTTCGGTCTGACTTCCAGCGAACTGCTCGAAGCGCTTGACTTTATGGAAAGCAAGGGCTTGAAAGATTGCCTGAAACTGATTCATTTCCATATTGGCAGCCAGGTGACGAAGATTCGTCGCATTAAGACGGCTTTGCGCGAAGCTTCTCAATTTTACGTGCAGCTTCACTCTATGGGATTCAATGTGGAGTTTGTGGACATCGGCGGCGGACTGGGCGTTGATTATGACGGAACCCGTTCTTCCAATAGTGAAGGTAGTGTAAACTATTCTATTCAGGAATATGTGAATGACTCCATTTCTACATTGGTAGATGTCAGCGATAAAAACGGCATCCCGCATCCGAACATCATTACCGAGAGCGGACGGGCATTGACGGCTCATCACTCTGTCTTGATCTTCGAGGTGCTCGAAACAGCTACTCTTCCGGAATGGGATGATGAAGAGGAAATCGCTCCGGATGCACATGAGCTTGTGCAGGAACTGTACAGTATCTGGGATTCGTTGAACCAGAATAAGATGCTGGAAGCATGGCATGATGCACAACAGATTCGGGAAGAAGCGCTCGACTTGTTCAGTCATGGTATTGTGGATTTGAAGACCCGTGCTCAGATCGAGCGTTTGTATTGGTCCATTACGCGGGAAATTAATCAGATCGCCGGAGGCTTGAAACATGCGCCGGATGAATTCCGGGGATTGTCCAAGTTGCTGGCGGATAAATATTTTTGTAATTTCTCATTGTTCCAGTCCTTGCCCGACTCTTGGGCGATTGATCAGATATTTCCGATTATGCCTATTCAGCGGTTGGATGAGAAGCCGGAGCGTTCGGCTACCCTGCAGGATATCACCTGTGATTCGGACGGAAAGATTGCAAATTTCATTTCTACCCGGAATGTGGCTCATTATCTGCCTGTGCATAGTCTGAAGAAAACAGAACCTTACTATCTGGCTGTTTTCCTGGTCGGAGCTTATCAGGAGATTCTGGGAGATATGCATAATCTGTTTGGAGATACGAATGCTGTTCACGTTTCTGTGAATGAAAAGGGATATAATATCGAACAGATTATTGATGGTGAGACAGTAGCGGAAGTGTTGGATTACGTACAATATAATCCTAAAAAACTGGTACGTACCCTTGAAACATGGGTGACCAAGTCTGTAAAAGAAGGAAAGATATCATTGGAAGAGGGTAAAGAGTTTCTGTCCAACTATCGTTCGGGACTTTACGGCTATACTTACTTAGAATAA
- the argB gene encoding acetylglutamate kinase, protein MREKLTVIKVGGKIVEEEATLLQLLNDFAAISGHKVLVHGGGRSATKIAAQLGIESKMVNGRRITDAETLKVVTMVYGGLVNKNIVAGLQARGVNALGLTGADMNVIRSVKRPVKEVDYGFVGDVEKVDASLLADLIHKGVVPVMAPLTHDGQGNMLNTNADTIAGETAKALSALFDVTLVYCFEKKGVLRDENDDDSVIPEITRAEFEQYVADGVIQGGMIPKLENSFEAINAGVTEVVITLASAIKDNEGTRIKK, encoded by the coding sequence ATGAGGGAAAAACTAACTGTAATTAAGGTGGGTGGAAAAATCGTAGAAGAGGAAGCCACCCTTCTTCAGTTGTTGAATGACTTTGCCGCCATCAGCGGACATAAAGTGCTGGTTCACGGCGGCGGTCGCTCGGCAACAAAGATTGCCGCACAACTAGGTATTGAAAGCAAAATGGTAAATGGTCGTCGTATTACCGATGCGGAAACGTTGAAAGTGGTAACGATGGTGTATGGTGGTCTGGTAAACAAGAATATTGTTGCCGGGTTGCAGGCCCGTGGAGTGAACGCTCTTGGACTGACTGGGGCGGATATGAATGTGATCCGATCGGTAAAGCGTCCGGTGAAAGAGGTTGATTATGGTTTCGTGGGCGATGTGGAGAAGGTAGATGCTTCTTTGCTGGCTGATCTGATTCATAAAGGAGTGGTGCCCGTGATGGCACCGTTGACACACGATGGTCAAGGTAATATGCTGAATACAAATGCGGATACCATTGCCGGAGAGACGGCAAAGGCTTTGTCGGCGCTGTTTGACGTGACGCTGGTGTACTGCTTCGAAAAGAAAGGTGTGCTGCGTGACGAGAATGATGACGATAGTGTGATCCCTGAGATTACCCGTGCCGAATTCGAACAATACGTTGCTGACGGCGTTATTCAAGGTGGCATGATTCCTAAGTTGGAGAATTCTTTTGAAGCAATTAATGCAGGAGTTACAGAAGTTGTAATTACCTTAGCATCAGCGATTAAAGACAACGAAGGAACGCGGATAAAAAAATAA